One Aerosakkonema funiforme FACHB-1375 DNA segment encodes these proteins:
- a CDS encoding SpoIID/LytB domain-containing protein yields MELISTKLNQSMPQKRPKLWLSVLFWIALVAPAQAALELRVAIEENVGQVKVGSSTKAIVRDAAGQPLGEIAPMNAFQAQASGNGVALDRWRSSSVWIEPQNNGYVWIGDRWYRGRTRVVFVNNGLTAINYVDLEKYLYSVLGGEVYPNWPLEALKAQAVAARTYALYQRQTRGNSIYDLGDTIAWQVYKGVESEAPSLYSPVDSTAGQVLTYKGKIILAAFHSSSGGHTENVENVWSDNLPYLRGVPDFDGNTPEAQWVKTISREELSRRIDGVGNVLSMTPERTSPVGRIITMKIIGDRGARTISGPALRRALDLRSTWFTVTPDGEKSLPSSFRIQGRGYGHGLGLSQWGAYSMARQGANYQQIVRHYYQGTTLGKIKVVN; encoded by the coding sequence ATGGAGCTTATTTCCACAAAACTAAACCAGTCCATGCCGCAAAAAAGGCCAAAGCTGTGGCTATCGGTGTTATTCTGGATTGCGCTCGTTGCTCCCGCACAAGCGGCATTGGAACTGCGAGTCGCCATTGAAGAAAATGTCGGCCAGGTCAAAGTCGGCAGCTCCACCAAAGCAATTGTCCGCGATGCCGCCGGTCAGCCGCTAGGAGAAATTGCTCCGATGAATGCGTTCCAAGCTCAGGCGAGCGGCAACGGAGTGGCGCTGGATCGGTGGCGTTCCAGCTCGGTCTGGATTGAACCCCAAAATAACGGCTACGTTTGGATAGGCGATCGCTGGTATCGGGGACGCACGCGAGTTGTGTTCGTAAATAACGGTTTGACTGCGATCAACTACGTCGATTTGGAAAAGTATCTCTACAGCGTGTTAGGCGGGGAAGTATACCCCAATTGGCCCCTAGAAGCTCTCAAAGCTCAAGCAGTAGCCGCCCGCACCTACGCACTTTATCAGCGGCAAACGAGAGGCAACAGCATCTACGATTTGGGGGATACGATCGCGTGGCAGGTTTATAAAGGCGTAGAAAGTGAAGCCCCATCCCTCTACTCCCCAGTCGATAGCACCGCAGGTCAAGTCCTGACCTACAAAGGTAAGATTATTCTGGCAGCATTCCACTCCTCATCTGGGGGACATACCGAAAACGTCGAAAATGTCTGGTCAGACAATCTGCCCTACCTGCGCGGCGTTCCGGACTTTGATGGCAATACTCCTGAAGCCCAATGGGTGAAAACCATCTCCCGCGAAGAACTCAGCCGCCGCATCGATGGTGTGGGCAACGTGCTGTCCATGACACCGGAACGCACCTCCCCAGTCGGACGCATCATTACCATGAAAATTATCGGCGATCGGGGAGCGCGAACGATCAGCGGCCCTGCTCTGCGGAGGGCATTGGATCTGAGAAGCACCTGGTTCACTGTCACCCCTGACGGCGAAAAATCCCTACCCAGCTCTTTCCGAATACAGGGGCGCGGTTACGGTCACGGTCTCGGTTTGAGTCAGTGGGGAGCTTACAGTATGGCTCGCCAGGGTGCTAACTACCAGCAAATTGTGCGTCACTATTACCAGGGTACGACTCTAGGCAAAATTAAAGTGGTGAACTAA
- a CDS encoding ribonuclease Z: MQITFLGTSSGVPTRSRNVSSVALRLPQRAEFWLFDCGEGTQHQLLRSDLKISQLTRIFITHLHGDHIFGLMGLLATYGLAGHPTRIDIYGPPGLNEYLRACERYSYTHLSFPLKVHTVQPGLIYEDEEFTVFCGPLKHRVTAFGYRVMEKDRPGSFNVEKAAELGISPGPIYGRLKRGEQVTLPDGRQINGASLCGPTEIGRKFVYCTDTVYCDGAVELAQDADVLIHEATFAHQDAQLAFERLHSTSTMAAQVALGAGAKLLIMTHFSPRYAPGNDLQLNDLLLEARAIFPNTEMAYDFLTYDVPRRK, encoded by the coding sequence GTGCAGATTACTTTTTTGGGCACAAGCTCCGGTGTACCGACGCGATCGCGCAATGTTTCTAGCGTTGCCTTGCGCCTGCCTCAGCGGGCAGAATTTTGGTTGTTTGATTGCGGTGAAGGCACTCAGCACCAACTGCTGCGAAGCGACCTCAAAATCAGCCAACTTACTCGCATTTTTATTACTCACCTGCATGGCGATCATATTTTTGGTTTGATGGGTCTTTTGGCAACTTACGGTTTGGCCGGTCATCCCACTAGAATCGATATTTACGGGCCACCCGGTCTAAATGAATACCTGCGAGCTTGCGAGCGTTACTCTTATACTCATCTTTCTTTTCCCCTTAAGGTACATACGGTTCAACCTGGACTTATTTATGAAGATGAGGAATTTACTGTATTTTGCGGCCCTCTGAAGCACCGCGTTACGGCTTTCGGTTATCGGGTAATGGAAAAAGACCGACCTGGGAGTTTTAATGTGGAAAAAGCTGCTGAATTGGGCATTTCTCCAGGCCCTATTTACGGCAGGCTCAAACGCGGAGAACAAGTTACTCTACCAGATGGGCGTCAAATTAATGGTGCCTCTTTGTGCGGGCCAACCGAAATTGGGCGCAAATTTGTTTATTGTACCGACACAGTTTATTGCGATGGTGCTGTGGAATTAGCGCAGGATGCGGATGTGTTAATTCACGAAGCTACTTTTGCCCATCAAGATGCTCAGCTTGCTTTTGAGAGATTGCATTCTACATCAACAATGGCAGCACAAGTAGCTTTAGGGGCGGGTGCAAAACTTTTGATTATGACTCATTTTAGTCCCCGCTATGCACCTGGAAACGATCTTCAACTGAACGATTTGTTATTGGAAGCGCGGGCGATTTTTCCGAATACAGAAATGGCTTATGATTTCCTAACTTATGATGTTCCTCGCCGCAAATAA